From a single Sporosarcina oncorhynchi genomic region:
- a CDS encoding GntR family transcriptional regulator, with amino-acid sequence MSNFIVKKTTLKEQVYDYLKNAITLGEIKPGDRLIEEKVSETLNVSRSPIREAVRMLQKDGLLDVNASGGVTVVNPTIEDYRNLYEARVEMESLAAFYAAQRRTSVELAEIKLFIDEMEKEVTDNSLKGMLQVNFRFHEAIVRASHNPFLTSMTLQLRGVNSFYRKAILEGNPAYMRGALQDHQDIYHAIESQEQDIARQLMRHHIERDYQSFMKVVNK; translated from the coding sequence GTGTCGAACTTCATTGTTAAGAAAACGACATTGAAAGAGCAAGTCTATGACTATTTGAAAAATGCTATTACGCTCGGGGAGATAAAGCCTGGGGATAGGTTGATTGAAGAAAAGGTCTCTGAAACACTCAATGTCAGTCGGAGTCCAATCCGTGAAGCTGTAAGAATGCTTCAAAAAGACGGGTTGTTAGATGTAAACGCATCAGGCGGGGTTACGGTTGTGAATCCTACAATAGAAGATTACAGAAATTTATATGAAGCACGTGTAGAAATGGAGTCTCTTGCAGCATTTTATGCGGCTCAGCGCAGAACATCTGTGGAGCTAGCGGAGATAAAGTTGTTCATTGATGAAATGGAAAAAGAAGTGACGGATAACAGTCTGAAAGGGATGCTTCAAGTGAATTTTCGATTCCATGAAGCGATTGTCCGTGCGAGCCATAATCCGTTTTTAACGTCAATGACATTGCAACTACGGGGCGTGAATAGTTTTTATCGAAAAGCAATCCTTGAAGGAAATCCTGCTTATATGCGCGGTGCACTTCAGGATCATCAGGATATTTATCATGCAATAGAGAGTCAAGAACAGGATATTGCCCGCCAACTGATGCGGCACCATATTGAACGTGATTATCAGTCGTTCATGAAAGTGGTAAACAAGTAG
- a CDS encoding CaiB/BaiF CoA transferase family protein, translating to MNQRKPLEGIKILELGNLVAAPFAGKLFSEFGAEVIKVEEPKNGDPLRNWRVMHEDTSVWWYVQSRNKKSITVNLREPEGQEIIKSLVAEVDVVLENFKPGTLERWGLGYEEMKKINPSIILTRISGYGQTGPYKEKPGFGSVAEAIGGLRYLTGYPDRPPVRVGIAIGDMIAGLYAVIGTLMSLRARDVDAHKEGQVVDVALYEAVFSLLEGILPEYDLTGQVRERTGSTLPGIAPSNTYKCADNKHIVIGGNGDRIFQRLMTAIGREDIANDPVYSTNQGRADNVEMIDALIEEWTLQHPLKEVQRILDDVSVPVGPIYGIQDIVEDEHYAARDMLKEVELPDGGKLMVPGIVPKLSGTPGDIGWTGPSLGSHNDEVYKELLGLSQEELNDLKSKGVV from the coding sequence TTGAATCAACGAAAGCCTTTAGAAGGAATTAAAATATTAGAACTCGGGAACTTGGTGGCAGCACCATTCGCAGGGAAACTCTTTTCTGAATTTGGTGCGGAAGTCATCAAAGTCGAAGAACCGAAAAACGGCGATCCGTTACGCAATTGGCGTGTTATGCACGAAGATACATCCGTATGGTGGTATGTGCAAAGCCGGAATAAGAAGTCGATTACTGTCAATTTACGTGAACCGGAAGGACAGGAAATTATCAAGTCACTCGTTGCAGAAGTGGATGTTGTACTTGAAAACTTCAAGCCTGGCACACTTGAAAGATGGGGACTTGGTTATGAAGAAATGAAAAAAATTAATCCTTCCATCATTTTGACGAGGATTTCAGGTTATGGGCAAACAGGACCTTACAAAGAGAAGCCTGGTTTTGGGAGTGTTGCAGAAGCAATCGGAGGTCTTCGTTATTTGACAGGTTATCCGGATCGCCCGCCTGTAAGGGTTGGGATTGCGATCGGCGATATGATTGCAGGGCTATATGCGGTCATTGGCACATTAATGTCATTGCGTGCGCGGGACGTCGATGCACATAAAGAAGGACAAGTTGTCGATGTCGCACTCTATGAAGCTGTTTTTAGTTTATTAGAAGGAATTCTTCCTGAATACGATCTGACGGGCCAAGTAAGAGAACGAACAGGTAGCACATTACCAGGCATTGCTCCTTCCAATACGTATAAATGTGCGGACAACAAACATATTGTCATCGGCGGAAATGGGGACCGCATTTTCCAACGCCTCATGACTGCGATTGGCAGAGAAGATATCGCGAATGATCCAGTCTATTCAACGAATCAAGGCAGGGCAGACAACGTCGAAATGATTGACGCGCTCATAGAAGAGTGGACGTTGCAGCATCCATTGAAGGAAGTGCAGCGCATTCTCGATGACGTGTCTGTTCCAGTTGGGCCGATTTACGGCATTCAAGATATTGTTGAAGATGAACATTATGCAGCACGTGACATGTTGAAAGAAGTCGAGCTACCAGATGGTGGGAAGTTGATGGTGCCCGGGATTGTTCCAAAGCTTTCTGGTACACCTGGAGATATTGGCTGGACAGGCCCTTCGCTTGGTTCACATAACGATGAAGTATATAAGGAATTGCTTGGTTTATCACAAGAGGAGCTTAATGATTTGAAATCGAAAGGAGTTGTCTAA
- a CDS encoding hydroxymethylglutaryl-CoA lyase has translation MPDVTIIDVSPRDGLQNDPKPISAVEKSQLVRMLVEAGVHKVEVTSFVHPLKVPQMADASQLLEMLKSVPEVEAIALIPNLKGYERARNHRLSEVNWVSAATETFNAKNIGMTIDENMEQFLQVLEKAKEDGIKTCFSVAVSFGCPYEGEVAEVQVLDIVKCIKEAGVDRIGIADTIGIATPDHVERLMGKVLEIAGETPVAVHLHDTRGLGSANAYAAYRAGVRIFETAASGIGGCPFAPGAAGNLATEDLVYLFERMDISTGIDFEKLLDAADYAAILSSKNPLGRIRHVERKQEKGNRG, from the coding sequence ATGCCGGACGTAACGATTATTGACGTCAGTCCGCGGGATGGTTTACAAAATGATCCGAAACCGATATCTGCAGTAGAGAAATCGCAATTGGTCAGAATGCTGGTGGAGGCCGGTGTTCATAAAGTGGAAGTGACATCGTTCGTCCATCCTTTAAAAGTGCCGCAAATGGCGGATGCGAGTCAGTTACTTGAAATGTTAAAAAGTGTTCCTGAAGTAGAAGCGATTGCATTGATTCCCAACCTTAAGGGCTATGAGCGGGCGCGGAATCATCGTCTGTCCGAAGTGAACTGGGTAAGCGCCGCGACGGAAACGTTCAACGCGAAAAACATCGGCATGACGATTGATGAAAATATGGAACAATTTCTTCAAGTGCTGGAAAAGGCAAAGGAAGACGGCATTAAAACATGTTTTTCAGTAGCAGTCAGTTTCGGCTGTCCTTATGAAGGAGAAGTCGCTGAAGTACAAGTGCTTGATATCGTAAAGTGCATTAAAGAAGCAGGCGTGGATCGGATAGGTATAGCGGATACGATTGGCATTGCAACACCTGATCATGTGGAAAGATTGATGGGGAAAGTGTTGGAGATTGCTGGAGAAACACCTGTCGCGGTCCACCTCCATGATACGAGAGGACTGGGCTCAGCAAACGCGTATGCAGCCTACCGCGCGGGTGTCCGGATTTTTGAAACAGCTGCAAGTGGAATTGGCGGTTGCCCGTTTGCTCCGGGAGCTGCTGGGAACTTGGCAACGGAAGATCTGGTTTATCTGTTCGAAAGAATGGACATATCAACGGGGATTGATTTTGAGAAGTTGTTGGATGCAGCGGATTACGCAGCAATTTTATCATCAAAAAATCCATTGGGGCGAATTCGCCATGTGGAAAGAAAACAGGAAAAGGGGAATAGAGGATGA
- the dctP gene encoding TRAP transporter substrate-binding protein DctP, which yields MFKYILLVSLSDKDMNQSILSGGVEMGVNSSTLWSSTVPAMGIFDVPYIFNDYSAVGEAVNGEFGEKLSGAMEEKGAKVLMFADYGYVQFANNKRELKKPEDFKGLKIRSIGDLPSELIQAYGASPVFMGGGEVYMALQRNTVDGATSGTTAMLQRKYDEVTKYLTVNNYAYLEFLLAVNKDYWDKLPAKTQELLTEVAAETETWIREQAEKEDTESAKALEEKGMEVYYVPEDELDVWKDAAAPVRDVFIENAGSLGEELLDLVDKK from the coding sequence ATGTTCAAGTATATCCTGCTGGTCAGTCTTAGTGATAAAGATATGAATCAATCCATACTCTCTGGTGGTGTTGAGATGGGCGTCAACTCATCCACTCTATGGTCTTCAACTGTTCCTGCGATGGGGATTTTCGATGTCCCTTATATCTTCAATGACTATTCTGCTGTAGGTGAAGCGGTAAATGGTGAATTCGGTGAAAAACTGAGTGGCGCTATGGAAGAAAAAGGTGCAAAAGTGTTAATGTTCGCAGACTATGGCTATGTACAATTTGCAAATAACAAACGCGAGTTGAAGAAACCGGAAGACTTCAAAGGCTTGAAAATTAGAAGTATCGGTGACTTGCCGTCTGAATTAATTCAAGCATATGGGGCTTCGCCTGTATTCATGGGTGGTGGAGAAGTGTATATGGCGCTTCAACGTAATACAGTAGACGGTGCAACTTCAGGTACAACGGCCATGCTTCAACGTAAATATGATGAAGTGACAAAGTATTTGACGGTTAACAACTATGCGTACCTTGAATTCCTATTAGCTGTGAATAAAGACTACTGGGACAAGCTTCCTGCGAAAACACAGGAGTTGTTAACAGAAGTTGCAGCTGAAACGGAAACATGGATCCGCGAGCAAGCTGAAAAGGAAGATACTGAATCTGCGAAAGCACTAGAAGAAAAAGGAATGGAAGTGTACTACGTTCCTGAAGATGAGTTAGATGTATGGAAAGATGCGGCAGCTCCAGTTCGTGATGTATTCATTGAAAATGCTGGAAGTCTTGGTGAAGAATTATTGGATCTCGTAGATAAGAAATAA
- a CDS encoding TRAP transporter small permease — MKKVYTFMDLLIRWGAYIAGVLILITTVMTFYEVISRSFFGKPTSWATELSIYAIIGSCFLGSAYAVRTYSHITVDLLINNVNDRIKTLLAYLSNALGLVFSIIFTVYSYLHVVKTFNLQVTSASLLRIPMYIPESLLVIGGVLMCIAFIMQIIDGGIHRGGENL; from the coding sequence GTGAAAAAGGTCTATACATTCATGGATCTGCTCATACGATGGGGCGCTTATATTGCAGGTGTGCTTATCTTAATCACGACTGTTATGACGTTCTATGAAGTAATTTCAAGGTCGTTTTTCGGCAAACCGACTTCATGGGCAACGGAGTTATCCATCTATGCGATCATTGGCAGTTGCTTCCTTGGCAGCGCCTATGCGGTTCGTACCTATTCGCATATTACCGTTGATTTATTGATTAATAATGTTAATGATCGAATAAAGACGTTGCTTGCTTATTTATCCAATGCATTAGGTCTAGTTTTCAGCATCATCTTTACAGTTTACAGCTATTTGCATGTAGTAAAGACGTTCAATTTGCAAGTCACTTCCGCATCACTACTCCGGATTCCGATGTATATCCCGGAATCCCTCCTCGTGATCGGTGGCGTGCTTATGTGTATTGCGTTCATCATGCAAATTATCGACGGCGGCATACATAGGGGAGGAGAAAACCTATGA
- a CDS encoding TRAP transporter large permease, with translation MNIFFTGGLGLLLVIGLPVAFTLSLLAVAGMYFFNGGTFAFAQIPIISYKSLDDFSLTALPMYVLMSQVLVVSGVGRDLYEMASRWFRHLPGGLAIATLFCCTIFSAISGSSVATAVTVGAVALPEMVRRGYDKRHVLGLLAAGGTLGILIPPSIPMIIYGSVTGESVGKLFIAGIVPGIVLTLAFMIFSSYQTRHIKDAPASWGERLEASKKAIWGLLLPIIIIGGIYRGIFTPTEAAAVGVVLSFLIAIFIYKNMTMKLLREILVSTVKTNAMILFIIVGAMLLGYILTILQIPQTIVNFATSQDISPWIIFILINIVLLILGMFLETVSILVITLPILYPIIIALGFDPIWFAIIMVINMELALISPPVGLNLFVLKGLDKENTISEIVKGVVPYAAIMVVFMIILSIFPEIATGLIHNKIK, from the coding sequence ATGAACATATTCTTTACAGGTGGATTAGGACTTCTTCTTGTCATTGGACTTCCGGTTGCATTTACATTGAGCTTGCTCGCTGTTGCGGGAATGTATTTCTTTAACGGTGGAACGTTCGCGTTTGCACAAATTCCGATTATCTCCTACAAGTCATTGGACGATTTCTCACTTACGGCACTGCCGATGTACGTGTTAATGAGCCAAGTGCTCGTTGTTAGCGGTGTCGGTCGTGATTTGTATGAAATGGCGAGCAGATGGTTCAGACATTTGCCTGGTGGTCTTGCGATTGCGACACTATTCTGTTGTACGATTTTCTCTGCAATTTCCGGATCGAGTGTTGCGACTGCGGTTACTGTAGGGGCCGTCGCTCTGCCTGAAATGGTGCGAAGAGGCTATGATAAGCGTCATGTACTTGGATTGCTTGCAGCTGGGGGTACATTAGGCATCCTTATTCCTCCGAGTATCCCGATGATCATTTATGGTTCTGTAACGGGAGAATCTGTCGGTAAATTGTTTATCGCTGGAATTGTACCGGGAATTGTCCTAACATTGGCGTTTATGATTTTCTCGTCTTACCAGACACGCCACATTAAGGATGCGCCTGCTTCATGGGGCGAGCGGTTAGAAGCTTCTAAAAAAGCAATTTGGGGTTTACTGTTGCCGATTATTATTATCGGTGGGATTTATAGAGGGATTTTCACACCAACTGAAGCTGCGGCTGTGGGGGTAGTGCTCAGCTTCCTCATTGCAATTTTCATCTATAAAAATATGACGATGAAATTATTGAGAGAAATACTTGTATCAACGGTCAAGACGAATGCGATGATTCTATTCATCATTGTTGGTGCGATGCTGTTAGGCTATATTTTAACAATCCTTCAAATTCCACAAACAATCGTCAACTTTGCAACGTCACAAGATATATCACCATGGATCATCTTTATTCTGATTAATATCGTTTTATTAATCCTTGGCATGTTCTTGGAAACAGTTTCGATACTTGTTATTACACTTCCAATTCTCTATCCGATCATCATTGCGCTCGGATTCGATCCGATTTGGTTCGCCATTATTATGGTCATCAATATGGAATTGGCATTGATTTCACCACCAGTTGGACTGAACCTCTTCGTGTTGAAAGGGCTGGATAAAGAGAATACGATCAGCGAAATTGTCAAAGGGGTCGTCCCCTATGCAGCCATCATGGTTGTCTTTATGATCATTCTTTCAATCTTCCCGGAGATTGCGACGGGGCTTATCCATAATAAAATCAAATAA
- a CDS encoding DUF2207 domain-containing protein, with protein sequence MRMMRGLLTLLIASVIFLPVQVYAVDFSIPEVTIDAYLQADGNAEVVEKHTYDFPGKFNGMIRGLIPKRGSEITAFKAFEEGTLLEVEKIDGEYRIHRKGNREIVNVEMTYTIENAVKKFEDGTEFYWPFFDDRNETNYGNMTVRIHPPERVETAEFLGYGAAERSGSVDKDGVVTFAMGKVPSGSNGDVRVVYDNAIFPQMTLVQGSALKEMEKDRNMQAFLYDNRDTASVWGWLLFGVLALLVVWGMLKMRIVKQRRQREAQAQIPEGFFVPGEKLSMPATILYVKGGLFSSEMMVAALLDLIRKGHVEQLSENDFRLVDEEVEFEHERALIDLLFHKAGDGTNFNMDGLVSYTENELNHPAYNEGFAAWQKGVRDEVKEADLIEKKPKLRMHFILASIGFVVVAILFGIFSHFISMLFAIAATVITLVVGLVYRPRTKEGHVLYEEWQHFRNAFESFGDFNAEKWRSLSTDERLRAYTFGVGAQDIHIQSELDKFEQANARSKESASSYGFNYMYVNPVLLTTVFASATTTASASSSSYSASGGGGGTGGGGGGSGAF encoded by the coding sequence ATGAGAATGATGAGAGGACTACTGACTCTACTAATTGCATCTGTAATTTTCCTGCCTGTACAAGTCTATGCTGTCGATTTTTCCATACCTGAAGTGACGATCGACGCGTACTTGCAGGCGGATGGAAATGCGGAAGTCGTGGAGAAACACACCTATGATTTCCCAGGGAAGTTTAATGGAATGATCCGCGGGTTGATTCCTAAAAGGGGTTCGGAAATAACTGCTTTTAAAGCTTTTGAAGAGGGAACTCTATTGGAAGTTGAGAAAATTGACGGAGAGTATCGAATCCATCGAAAAGGAAATAGGGAGATTGTTAACGTTGAAATGACATATACAATCGAGAATGCAGTGAAGAAATTCGAAGATGGCACAGAGTTTTACTGGCCGTTTTTCGATGATCGGAATGAAACGAACTATGGGAATATGACCGTCCGTATTCATCCGCCGGAACGAGTGGAAACGGCAGAATTCCTAGGTTATGGCGCCGCAGAGCGTTCGGGTTCGGTGGATAAAGATGGCGTTGTCACGTTTGCGATGGGTAAAGTCCCTTCTGGATCGAACGGCGATGTCCGCGTTGTGTATGATAATGCTATATTCCCGCAGATGACATTGGTGCAAGGCAGTGCGCTGAAGGAAATGGAGAAAGACCGTAATATGCAGGCGTTTCTGTATGATAACAGGGATACAGCAAGTGTATGGGGATGGTTATTGTTCGGCGTGCTTGCGTTATTGGTTGTATGGGGAATGTTGAAGATGCGTATTGTGAAACAGCGCAGACAGCGGGAAGCACAGGCGCAAATTCCGGAAGGTTTCTTCGTGCCAGGTGAGAAATTGAGCATGCCCGCGACGATTTTATATGTTAAAGGCGGTCTGTTTTCGTCTGAAATGATGGTTGCCGCCCTGTTGGATCTAATCCGAAAAGGGCATGTGGAACAGCTGTCGGAGAACGATTTCAGATTGGTTGACGAGGAAGTGGAATTTGAACATGAACGGGCGTTAATTGACTTGCTGTTCCATAAAGCTGGTGACGGTACGAATTTCAATATGGATGGACTTGTCAGCTATACGGAAAATGAGTTGAACCACCCTGCTTATAACGAAGGATTTGCCGCTTGGCAAAAAGGTGTGCGTGATGAAGTGAAAGAAGCGGATTTGATCGAGAAAAAGCCGAAGCTCCGTATGCATTTCATCTTAGCAAGTATTGGCTTTGTTGTCGTTGCAATCCTTTTCGGCATCTTCTCGCATTTCATTTCAATGCTATTCGCAATCGCGGCGACAGTCATTACGCTTGTGGTCGGACTTGTATATCGCCCGCGGACTAAGGAAGGGCATGTGCTGTATGAAGAATGGCAGCATTTCAGGAATGCATTCGAATCGTTTGGCGATTTCAATGCAGAGAAATGGCGTTCATTGTCGACCGATGAACGGTTGCGTGCCTATACATTTGGCGTTGGCGCACAGGATATCCACATCCAATCTGAATTGGACAAATTCGAGCAGGCGAATGCACGCTCAAAAGAATCTGCGTCAAGCTACGGATTCAACTACATGTATGTGAATCCCGTTTTACTGACAACCGTTTTCGCATCCGCAACGACTACCGCATCGGCAAGTTCGAGCAGTTACTCTGCTTCAGGCGGCGGGGGAGGAACCGGTGGAGGAGGCGGGGGATCAGGAGCGTTCTGA
- a CDS encoding nuclease-related domain-containing protein, translated as MITIFMKRHPPEELIQLERLAVRLPTSHHKYAYIQTKYHQLKAGHAGEIYVDRVLQEISYPRGVKVLTDIRLEINPHFQIQIDTLIVSPHSIILLEVKYYAGTVNFNEDSGKTTKIASNGEIDKYDCIIHQLDRATVGLKTWLEKRNISIPVIPILVMANGQTEISVVPDSITLKYAKQLPRYIRTLLVETESLQAYPSTSIAEMIVADQVSWSMTPACQRYEIVPAHLIRGVLCSSCHSPMDRKRGHSWICYACRKKDPGALEVAIKDWFLLIGHTVSNKQLRFFLDLKSSAAASIIFSQSSGMLRLGNAPHTFYTFNKAQVNSVGKSR; from the coding sequence TCACAAGTATGCGTATATCCAAACGAAGTACCATCAGTTGAAAGCGGGACATGCAGGCGAAATTTATGTTGATCGAGTACTACAAGAAATCTCCTATCCCCGAGGAGTAAAAGTTTTAACGGACATCCGTCTGGAAATCAATCCCCATTTCCAGATACAGATTGACACCCTAATTGTTTCTCCTCACTCCATTATCCTTTTAGAAGTAAAATATTATGCCGGTACTGTGAATTTCAATGAAGATAGCGGTAAAACGACTAAAATCGCTTCCAATGGTGAAATCGATAAATACGATTGCATCATTCACCAATTAGATCGTGCAACAGTCGGGTTGAAGACTTGGCTAGAGAAGCGCAATATTTCAATTCCCGTCATACCTATACTTGTAATGGCTAATGGTCAGACTGAAATCTCTGTAGTACCAGATTCCATCACACTTAAATACGCAAAACAACTGCCAAGATATATCCGAACATTATTAGTGGAGACAGAGTCACTTCAAGCATATCCAAGCACTTCCATAGCAGAAATGATAGTAGCCGATCAAGTGAGTTGGTCAATGACACCCGCTTGCCAGCGATATGAAATAGTACCTGCTCATCTGATTAGAGGTGTGCTTTGTTCTTCTTGCCATTCTCCGATGGATCGGAAACGTGGCCATTCATGGATTTGTTATGCTTGCAGAAAAAAGGATCCTGGCGCATTGGAAGTGGCTATTAAGGATTGGTTTTTGCTTATCGGGCACACTGTTTCGAATAAGCAACTACGATTTTTCCTGGATTTAAAATCAAGTGCTGCCGCGAGCATAATTTTTAGCCAATCATCAGGCATGCTTCGTCTCGGTAATGCTCCTCATACTTTTTATACATTTAATAAAGCCCAAGTAAATTCAGTCGGTAAAAGTCGCTAA